One Deinococcus sedimenti DNA window includes the following coding sequences:
- a CDS encoding T9SS type A sorting domain-containing protein translates to MKRALTTLTAALLGTAAAQEIATSLPLTSVGDKLMWTVGDQDLRLVVGVSSRVQLDVYGAQFDPADYRTPDQYGDENYDPSTPKAPVGSTFTLIDADGQVVRQQEFGQGAQDWQTFLNSDLKAGTYTLRVRTQGNGKNTFALRLTSVSAAVEADHLNVTVRSGDWVPALNVYNPGGPMSIRMYDGDGAGELQGELRDAQGTAYPIKVSGQLQWDEIKVPEDAGNYTLYLRQPPKTYQWSNSVGFELSTGPIKIVTADTTGKLDITAELVLPDETLPTQANVTVGEQTYAVSGQAGPFTLPAREYPVQAEAVRGAEVSVNAPAATVTKGQTARVAVQVKPSVNLNFTADKPEVCVGDVVTFTARATTDFDRQTLPASLRVALPAGFEAQGDTSVTARVDAANPGVLTFEARAVAATQGEARATLAPWNQTQTLGVQVLPSATQIELRRAPLAATLPGETVTVTLTLRNTSAAPAPYDLTDQPGETLEALDPTSFSGELQPGEEKTLSYRARVKGSGGEQGQLSATLTSNCATQQVVGGTFSVTTPAPPAPTPVVTQTRESTVRIPYDVPTTRNATQVVVVHQIPAGSSYVPGSSQLSGRPLADPEAGQSGKLYWTTPGAPRGVLTYRVTHEGSLPALQSPTLVGRYAGGRASVLVGEGNLDDLSALTPVVAAQSQENSGALKLPLDGAVYRDRDRVTVVVESPDGSTDLPLINGAPVDPASLGRRTVDAERGTQRQEFYGVALRSGENTLSFAGQTVRVSLAGTPVSAEFTGEQLIADGVTPLRVRIDLTDAAGIRTAGGNVTVQATLEPAQPDAQPRVVSYQVKLVDGVGVLELEPLAAPAHFDVRVRLGDRVISKGFEALPSRTRVGIGLLSVGGILSAGGVAAGEARAQGYLETPIGDGKLYVAASGALTADRTASGATTVRQDRDQGLPTTANPLQRYPNHGDSSAETVPLQGIDPVAARYEHPAFSVSYRQAPLPIDVFSVGITPTALSGFTRSDPQMSGFVAALPGDLKRVTLDANGLRALALPDDDLHADSETVTLLLTDPQTGAQDRRPLARLTDYTLDPVAGVLYFQRPLNLLDDQGRTQSVEVSYRLNDPLAARQLAWGVQGRYRVTDALSVAAAAVGLDGVTSVGARLRYAQDGRRADLLAASATQGALIDGSASVQGDRFAVSGSVHYQTPEYTGLNAGTAGLGAAADATYRLTDRFALNARASYAATPGTTGSPATSGGTADLRGLYTFSPFTLGAGLRAGFGDRQGLAAVVSAAYQQGGLSAQVDHAQALSGTLDTTTTVKATVPVAENVTLTARDDITWGEGQRASLGLQTRLGGTNLTLNYDLPGADGWGNRARIGVDTTLPLSDRAAMDLSGSLILDTDGDDRDESSWNAGAGVRYKTDALSATLAADAARTDAGFSVGLKGGATYSVSDQLTLNAEGHQIFGAGAGASYAASAALRAGPWQGLSYLRYKNGALAGGTPEIIGEANVEYHVPRYALRAGLAGRALLDEPGSATYQVSGSGTYYVTDRLGLGLAARALTQPATGSSLYSAGLEASYRALPGTWITLGYNPVGFQGIGTNVYTRQGAYLRLDLMLDDGQSPAPTPDPTGGR, encoded by the coding sequence GTGAAACGCGCCCTCACCACCCTGACCGCGGCCCTGCTGGGAACGGCCGCCGCGCAGGAAATCGCCACCTCGCTCCCCCTGACCTCCGTCGGCGACAAGCTGATGTGGACCGTCGGCGATCAGGACCTGCGCCTGGTCGTGGGCGTCAGCTCACGCGTGCAACTCGACGTGTACGGCGCGCAGTTCGACCCTGCCGACTACCGCACGCCCGACCAGTACGGCGACGAGAACTACGACCCCAGCACCCCCAAGGCCCCGGTCGGCAGCACCTTCACGCTGATCGACGCGGACGGTCAGGTCGTGCGGCAGCAGGAGTTCGGGCAGGGCGCGCAGGACTGGCAGACCTTCCTGAACAGCGACCTGAAGGCCGGGACGTACACCCTGCGCGTGCGCACCCAGGGCAACGGCAAGAACACCTTCGCGCTGCGCCTGACGTCCGTCAGCGCCGCCGTCGAGGCCGACCACCTGAACGTCACGGTGCGCAGTGGCGACTGGGTGCCTGCCCTGAACGTCTACAACCCGGGCGGGCCCATGAGCATCCGCATGTACGACGGGGACGGCGCGGGCGAACTGCAGGGCGAACTGCGCGACGCGCAGGGCACCGCCTACCCCATCAAGGTCAGCGGACAGCTGCAGTGGGACGAGATCAAGGTCCCCGAGGACGCCGGGAACTACACCCTGTACCTGCGCCAGCCGCCCAAGACCTACCAGTGGTCGAACTCGGTCGGCTTCGAACTCAGCACCGGGCCGATCAAGATCGTCACCGCCGACACCACCGGCAAGCTGGACATCACGGCCGAACTGGTCCTCCCCGACGAAACGCTGCCCACCCAGGCGAACGTCACCGTCGGCGAGCAGACCTACGCCGTCAGCGGTCAGGCCGGACCCTTCACGCTGCCCGCCAGGGAGTACCCGGTGCAGGCCGAAGCCGTCCGGGGCGCCGAGGTCAGCGTCAACGCGCCCGCCGCGACCGTCACCAAGGGCCAGACCGCGCGCGTCGCCGTGCAGGTCAAACCCAGCGTGAACCTGAACTTCACGGCCGATAAACCCGAGGTCTGCGTGGGCGACGTCGTGACCTTCACCGCGCGCGCCACCACCGACTTCGACCGCCAGACCCTCCCGGCCAGCCTGCGCGTGGCGCTGCCCGCCGGATTCGAGGCGCAGGGCGACACCAGCGTCACCGCCCGCGTGGACGCCGCCAACCCCGGCGTGCTGACCTTCGAGGCCCGCGCCGTCGCCGCCACGCAGGGCGAAGCCCGCGCCACCCTGGCCCCCTGGAACCAGACCCAGACGCTGGGCGTGCAGGTCCTGCCCAGCGCCACGCAGATCGAACTGCGCCGCGCGCCGCTGGCCGCCACGCTGCCCGGCGAGACCGTCACCGTGACCCTCACGCTGCGCAACACCAGCGCCGCGCCCGCTCCCTACGACCTGACCGACCAGCCCGGCGAGACCCTCGAAGCCCTGGACCCCACCAGCTTCAGCGGTGAACTGCAACCCGGCGAGGAAAAAACCCTCAGCTACCGCGCCCGCGTGAAAGGCTCGGGCGGCGAGCAGGGCCAGCTGAGCGCCACCCTGACCAGCAACTGCGCCACGCAGCAGGTCGTGGGCGGGACGTTCAGCGTCACCACGCCCGCGCCGCCCGCCCCGACCCCGGTCGTCACGCAGACCCGCGAGAGCACCGTCCGCATCCCCTACGACGTGCCCACCACCAGGAACGCCACGCAGGTCGTCGTGGTGCACCAGATTCCGGCCGGCAGCAGCTACGTGCCCGGCAGCAGCCAGCTGAGCGGCCGCCCCCTGGCCGACCCGGAGGCCGGCCAGAGCGGCAAACTGTACTGGACCACCCCCGGCGCGCCCCGGGGCGTCCTGACCTACCGCGTCACGCACGAGGGCAGCCTGCCCGCCCTGCAGAGCCCCACCCTGGTGGGCCGCTACGCCGGGGGCCGCGCCAGCGTCCTGGTGGGCGAGGGGAACCTGGACGACCTGAGCGCCCTGACCCCCGTGGTCGCCGCGCAGAGCCAGGAGAACAGCGGCGCGCTGAAACTCCCGCTGGACGGCGCCGTGTACCGCGACCGCGACCGCGTGACCGTCGTCGTGGAAAGCCCCGACGGCAGCACCGACCTGCCCCTGATCAACGGCGCGCCCGTCGACCCGGCCAGCCTGGGCCGCAGGACTGTCGACGCCGAACGCGGCACGCAGCGGCAGGAGTTCTACGGCGTCGCGCTGCGCAGCGGCGAGAACACCCTGAGCTTCGCCGGGCAGACCGTCCGCGTGTCCCTGGCGGGCACGCCCGTCAGCGCCGAGTTCACCGGCGAGCAGCTCATCGCCGACGGCGTCACGCCGCTGCGCGTGCGGATCGACCTGACCGACGCCGCCGGAATCCGCACCGCTGGCGGCAACGTCACCGTGCAGGCCACCCTGGAACCCGCCCAGCCCGACGCGCAGCCCCGCGTGGTCAGCTACCAGGTGAAACTCGTGGACGGCGTGGGCGTCCTGGAACTCGAACCGCTCGCGGCGCCGGCCCACTTCGACGTCCGGGTGCGCCTGGGCGACCGGGTGATCAGCAAGGGCTTCGAGGCGCTGCCCAGCCGCACCCGCGTCGGCATCGGCCTGCTCAGCGTGGGCGGCATCCTGAGCGCCGGGGGCGTCGCCGCCGGCGAAGCCCGCGCGCAGGGCTACCTGGAAACGCCCATCGGCGACGGCAAACTGTACGTCGCCGCCAGCGGCGCCCTGACGGCCGACCGCACCGCCAGCGGCGCCACCACCGTCCGCCAGGACCGCGACCAGGGCCTGCCCACCACCGCCAACCCCCTGCAGCGCTACCCCAACCACGGCGACAGCAGCGCCGAGACCGTGCCCCTCCAGGGCATCGACCCGGTCGCCGCACGCTACGAACACCCGGCCTTCTCGGTCAGCTACCGGCAGGCGCCGCTTCCCATCGACGTGTTCAGCGTCGGTATCACGCCCACCGCCCTGAGCGGCTTCACGCGCAGCGACCCGCAGATGTCGGGCTTCGTGGCCGCGCTGCCCGGCGACCTGAAACGCGTCACGCTGGACGCCAACGGCCTGCGCGCCCTGGCCCTCCCGGACGACGACCTGCACGCCGACAGCGAGACCGTCACGCTGCTCCTGACCGACCCGCAGACCGGCGCGCAGGACCGCCGTCCGCTGGCCCGCCTGACCGACTACACCCTGGACCCGGTGGCCGGCGTGCTGTACTTCCAGCGGCCCCTGAACCTGCTGGACGATCAGGGCCGCACCCAGAGCGTCGAGGTCAGCTACCGCCTGAACGACCCGCTGGCCGCCCGGCAGCTGGCCTGGGGCGTGCAGGGCCGGTACCGAGTCACCGACGCCCTGAGCGTCGCGGCCGCCGCCGTGGGACTGGACGGCGTGACCAGCGTCGGCGCCCGCCTGCGCTACGCACAGGATGGCCGCCGCGCCGACCTGCTCGCCGCGTCCGCCACGCAGGGCGCCCTGATCGACGGCAGCGCCAGCGTGCAGGGCGACCGCTTCGCCGTCAGCGGCAGCGTGCACTACCAGACCCCCGAGTACACCGGCCTGAACGCCGGCACCGCCGGGCTGGGCGCCGCCGCCGACGCCACCTACCGCCTGACCGACCGCTTCGCGCTGAACGCCCGCGCGAGCTACGCCGCCACGCCCGGCACGACCGGCAGCCCCGCGACCAGCGGCGGCACCGCCGACCTGCGCGGCCTGTACACCTTCTCGCCGTTCACGCTGGGCGCCGGGCTCCGCGCGGGCTTCGGCGACCGGCAGGGGCTGGCGGCGGTCGTCAGCGCCGCCTACCAGCAGGGCGGACTGAGCGCGCAGGTGGACCACGCGCAGGCGCTCAGCGGGACCCTGGACACCACCACCACCGTGAAGGCCACCGTTCCCGTCGCGGAGAACGTCACCCTGACCGCCCGCGACGACATCACCTGGGGCGAGGGCCAGCGCGCCAGCCTGGGCCTGCAGACCCGGCTGGGCGGCACGAACCTGACCCTGAACTACGATCTGCCCGGCGCCGACGGCTGGGGCAACCGCGCCCGCATCGGCGTGGACACCACCCTGCCCCTCAGTGACCGCGCCGCCATGGACCTCAGCGGCAGCCTGATCCTCGACACCGACGGTGACGACCGGGACGAGAGCAGCTGGAACGCCGGGGCTGGCGTGCGCTACAAGACCGATGCCCTGTCCGCCACCCTGGCCGCCGACGCCGCCCGCACCGACGCGGGCTTCAGCGTGGGCCTCAAGGGCGGCGCCACGTACAGCGTCAGTGATCAGCTGACCCTCAACGCCGAGGGGCATCAGATCTTCGGTGCGGGCGCCGGCGCCAGCTACGCCGCGTCCGCCGCGCTGCGCGCCGGACCCTGGCAGGGCCTGAGCTACCTGCGCTACAAGAATGGTGCGCTGGCGGGCGGCACGCCCGAGATCATCGGCGAGGCGAACGTCGAGTACCACGTTCCCCGCTACGCCCTGCGCGCCGGACTGGCCGGACGCGCCCTGCTGGACGAGCCGGGCAGCGCCACATACCAGGTCAGCGGCAGCGGCACGTACTACGTCACGGACCGGCTGGGCCTGGGGCTCGCCGCGCGCGCCCTGACGCAGCCTGCCACCGGCAGCAGCCTGTACAGCGCCGGACTGGAAGCCAGCTACCGCGCGCTGCCCGGCACCTGGATCACGCTGGGCTACAACCCCGTGGGCTTCCAGGGCATCGGCACGAACGTCTACACCCGTCAGGGCGCGTACCTGCGCCTGGACCTGATGCTCGACGACGGACAGAGTCCCGCCCCCACGCCCGACCCCACCGGAGGGCGCTGA
- a CDS encoding DUF11 domain-containing protein, which yields MRNPPLLKLLTSLALALTPALSGAAQAAGTPAGTVIQNQATLEFTPPGEPPVRVPTPPVTTTVQAVCSVSALPNGSVAQPGQSAALLPGETTLLRYVLTNTGNAANTVNLSVPTDVVSQFTPGDLSLHRDANGNGQIDPDEPALTSLTLDADASAALLVRATTQASDRGSAYPNLIARCGTNAQGLSGETDDNNVARINVGDPPTLTLDKTFTPAALRPGDVTTVTLTARNAGNGASRAVTITDLLDTPELRDFVFVSGSARLSGSAAPTATTEYRAGAGQPWQASEPSPVSGVRARVDSLAPGATLTLTFALRTPDGVTGSRRNVAQLRSGDVTVDAPADVTLRYQPLIALGPLGNPQAQPGGELSADDRQVKPNALLNTEVCFPHTAQNLGDRPDTLTITGRIEIGEGTLRFTERDGTPITEPFRVPDLAPQGTRDFNACYVPTRANVSSATEALRAVLTAQSSRGAANNLTVDILTAVAPLTLNPVKSGTLSGLVEPGQVLTYHLKLTNTQSFALTNVEIRDNLRAIQILDASGTLTRTELLEFISADQGGTLEGETVVWRLARLDPGQSLDLTLNARVPQDTPDGARVLNTFTVGSSELPDPVPSNPVVNGVFRSSNLTMVKTSSPAVVAYGQTITYTFTVTNRSATGTLDTVTVQDTLPAGLTYVDGSSRLNGSEITPTVTGRTYVWEIPGLAPGASAVVTFDAVVTPEAGTQIRNSAIATAVSNNGETKTPPSTAANTIDPLIFGRNTADLVGYVFQDVNRNGIYDRAVDVPVMNARVILAGGRVALTDTQGRYHFRNLFEGEAALRLDPGSVAYQPLNVPQDAGRPGSRLVYVRSLTSVDFPLAPDAGEIAVTRDTTLRVTSALPLSAAQTLTVRKQVFEQEAGVYLVQLTLGASADLSGVDLNDPLPQGATLLDGQNALTFTTLPAGERVLTYRFRWTGDLKGAVTDPAAHWRY from the coding sequence GTGCGAAACCCCCCTCTGCTCAAGCTGCTGACCAGTCTGGCCCTGGCGCTGACCCCGGCCCTGTCCGGCGCGGCCCAGGCGGCCGGCACCCCCGCCGGCACCGTGATCCAGAACCAGGCGACCCTGGAGTTCACGCCGCCCGGCGAGCCGCCCGTGCGCGTGCCCACCCCGCCGGTCACGACCACCGTGCAGGCCGTGTGCTCGGTCAGCGCCCTGCCCAACGGCAGCGTGGCGCAGCCCGGTCAGAGCGCCGCGCTGCTGCCCGGCGAGACCACCCTGCTGCGCTACGTGCTGACCAACACCGGCAACGCCGCGAACACCGTGAACCTCAGCGTGCCCACCGACGTGGTCTCGCAGTTCACGCCCGGCGACCTGAGCCTGCACCGCGACGCCAACGGCAACGGGCAGATCGACCCGGACGAACCGGCCCTGACCAGCCTGACCCTGGACGCCGACGCGAGCGCGGCGCTGCTCGTGCGGGCCACCACCCAGGCCAGTGACCGCGGCAGCGCCTACCCGAACCTGATCGCCCGCTGCGGCACGAACGCGCAGGGCCTGAGCGGCGAAACCGACGACAACAACGTGGCCCGCATCAACGTCGGCGACCCGCCCACCCTGACGCTCGACAAGACCTTCACGCCCGCCGCGCTGCGCCCCGGCGACGTGACCACCGTCACCCTGACCGCCCGCAACGCGGGCAACGGAGCCTCGCGCGCCGTGACGATCACCGACCTGCTCGACACGCCCGAACTGCGCGACTTCGTGTTCGTCAGCGGCAGCGCCCGCCTGAGCGGCAGCGCCGCCCCCACCGCCACCACCGAGTACCGCGCCGGCGCCGGTCAGCCCTGGCAGGCCAGTGAACCCAGCCCGGTGAGCGGCGTGCGCGCCCGCGTGGACTCGCTGGCGCCCGGCGCGACCCTGACCCTGACCTTCGCGCTGCGCACCCCGGACGGCGTGACCGGAAGCCGCCGCAACGTGGCGCAGCTGCGCAGCGGCGACGTCACGGTGGACGCCCCGGCCGACGTGACCCTGCGCTACCAGCCGCTGATCGCGCTGGGCCCACTGGGCAACCCGCAGGCGCAGCCCGGCGGTGAACTCAGCGCCGACGACCGGCAGGTCAAACCCAACGCGCTGCTGAACACCGAAGTCTGCTTCCCGCACACCGCGCAGAACCTCGGGGACCGCCCCGACACCCTGACCATCACCGGCCGCATCGAGATCGGCGAGGGCACGCTGCGCTTCACCGAACGCGACGGCACGCCCATCACCGAACCGTTCCGCGTGCCGGACCTCGCGCCGCAGGGCACCCGGGACTTCAACGCCTGCTACGTGCCCACCCGCGCGAACGTCAGCTCCGCCACCGAGGCCCTGCGCGCCGTCCTGACCGCCCAGAGCAGCCGCGGCGCCGCGAACAACCTGACCGTCGACATCCTGACCGCCGTGGCGCCCCTGACCCTGAACCCCGTCAAGAGCGGCACCCTGAGCGGACTGGTGGAACCCGGACAGGTCCTGACCTACCACCTGAAACTCACCAACACCCAGAGCTTCGCGCTGACGAACGTCGAGATCCGCGACAACCTGCGCGCCATCCAGATTCTCGACGCCAGCGGCACCCTGACCCGCACCGAGCTGCTGGAGTTCATCAGCGCCGACCAGGGCGGCACCCTGGAGGGCGAGACGGTCGTGTGGCGCCTGGCCCGCCTGGACCCCGGCCAGAGCCTCGACCTGACCCTGAACGCCCGCGTGCCGCAGGACACCCCCGACGGGGCCCGCGTCCTGAACACCTTCACGGTGGGCAGCAGCGAACTGCCCGACCCCGTGCCCAGCAACCCGGTCGTGAACGGCGTGTTCCGCAGCAGCAACCTGACCATGGTCAAGACCAGCAGCCCCGCCGTGGTCGCCTACGGCCAGACCATCACCTACACCTTCACCGTCACGAACCGCAGCGCCACCGGCACGCTGGACACCGTCACGGTGCAGGACACCCTGCCCGCCGGCCTGACGTACGTGGACGGCAGCAGCCGCCTGAACGGCAGCGAGATCACCCCCACCGTCACCGGCCGCACCTACGTCTGGGAGATTCCCGGCCTGGCCCCGGGCGCCAGCGCCGTGGTCACCTTCGACGCGGTCGTCACGCCCGAAGCCGGCACGCAGATCCGCAACAGCGCCATCGCCACCGCCGTCAGCAACAACGGCGAGACGAAAACGCCCCCCAGCACCGCCGCGAACACCATCGACCCGCTGATCTTCGGCCGGAACACCGCCGACCTCGTGGGTTACGTGTTCCAGGACGTCAACCGCAACGGGATCTATGACCGCGCCGTGGACGTGCCGGTCATGAACGCCCGCGTGATCCTGGCCGGGGGGCGCGTGGCGCTGACCGACACGCAGGGCCGCTACCACTTCCGCAACCTCTTCGAAGGTGAGGCCGCGCTGCGCCTCGACCCTGGCAGCGTCGCCTACCAGCCGCTGAACGTCCCGCAGGACGCCGGACGTCCCGGCAGCCGACTGGTCTACGTGCGCAGCCTGACCAGCGTGGACTTCCCGCTGGCCCCCGACGCCGGCGAGATCGCCGTGACGCGCGACACCACCCTGCGCGTGACCAGCGCCCTGCCCCTGAGCGCCGCGCAGACCCTCACGGTCCGCAAGCAGGTGTTCGAGCAGGAGGCCGGGGTGTACCTCGTGCAGCTGACCCTGGGCGCCAGCGCCGACCTGAGCGGCGTCGACCTGAACGATCCCCTCCCGCAGGGCGCCACGCTGCTCGACGGGCAGAACGCCCTGACCTTCACCACCCTGCCCGCCGGGGAGCGCGTCCTGACCTACCGCTTCCGCTGGACCGGGGATCTCAAGGGCGCCGTGACCGACCCGGCCGCCCACTGGAGGTACTGA